A segment of the Ipomoea triloba cultivar NCNSP0323 chromosome 1, ASM357664v1 genome:
GTATAAAAACTTATTGGATTGTATAATAGTAGCATCAAATGCCCCATAATCATGGAGGGAAATTTGATAGCAGTTTGATTATCAGAACAGCAGTAAAAAAGCTTCAGGCTTAAGCATTCAGCATTGAGTTCCTTCTGCACTCGGACAGCATATCCATGTAGAATTGGCACTTGCTAATGTCATTTCCGGAGCTATTCAAGCACTGCAAAGGAAATTGTTGCGAAACAAATGTGATAAATCTTTTAGCGATAAAGAATCATTATGGAAACTTTGCAAGTGTACGAAAGAATAAAGGGCAATGTACCATTCAAGCACAGGTAACAGTGAAAGAAAAGAGGAAATTCGGCTTACATCTTGGAAAGCCTTAGTGTGCATGCCGCAAGCATCAGAGCCACCAACGCTGTTGGTGGTGGGTGCTTGAGCATCGGGTGCTGGACCTCCGACCATTTCATGCTGAACGGTGCGAGGACCCATGACGGCATCAACAGCCCTATGTGCCACAGCACTTCCAGTACCAAAAGCCATGCCTGTGAAACAGCGGAAAATAGAAGGGAGTCAAATCTTAAGGATATTTTCATCAGCAAAAGATAAACTGTATCGACAAACGGGTGTATCAAATCACCTTGAGCTATGGTTGATCCTATGTTTCCAAGCATAGATCCCCCACCACTGCTTTGGACAGGAGCTGGGGGCGGGGCATGGTTGACTGCAACAACAAAACAATGAAAGACTTAAGTACCTCGAGAGGGAGAATACCAAATTTACTCAGAAATACAGAAATATATAAGGATTAACAATTAAAACCAGATGGAAGAATATCACAAACAAGGCTAAACATTCATGTCAACATAATAGCATCACGGGTGCAAAAGAGCAATACCAGGAGCTGGAGGTGGAGCTCGACGAGGAGCAGGACGGGGTGCAGATCTTCCTGAATCACAAATTATGAGAAGTAACATATCAATCAGATTAAGAGTACTAAAATGCAAAGTACAGACATCTCAATTGAATAAGAAACAAGCTGGAAGCCAAACACCCACATATGAGTTTACAACTGTGAGATACAACCGAAAATACTAATCCCACATGAGTTCaaaattatgagaaaaaattACACTCTCCATAAAAAAATAACCTAGTAATTTCAACTTCTACAAAATGGAACAAGTTTTTTTGCCCTCACTTGGGGAGGCAACAACACAGGGTTTCAGACTTTCAGTTCCTCACATGTCCATACTCCATTTCTGGCAACACATGGCTCAATTAATAAGATTTTAGGTGATGTAATGAAGGGTATAAAAGGCGTAAAGCATACAGACTCTGCAAAA
Coding sequences within it:
- the LOC116018016 gene encoding coiled-coil-helix-coiled-coil-helix domain-containing protein 10, mitochondrial-like isoform X2, translating into MPRRSSGRSAPRPAPRRAPPPAPVNHAPPPAPVQSSGGGSMLGNIGSTIAQGMAFGTGSAVAHRAVDAVMGPRTVQHEMVGGPAPDAQAPTTNSVGGSDACGMHTKAFQDCLNSSGNDISKCQFYMDMLSECRRNSMLNA
- the LOC116018016 gene encoding coiled-coil-helix-coiled-coil-helix domain-containing protein 10, mitochondrial-like isoform X1, with translation MPRRSSGGRSAPRPAPRRAPPPAPVNHAPPPAPVQSSGGGSMLGNIGSTIAQGMAFGTGSAVAHRAVDAVMGPRTVQHEMVGGPAPDAQAPTTNSVGGSDACGMHTKAFQDCLNSSGNDISKCQFYMDMLSECRRNSMLNA